In one window of Candidatus Avedoeria danica DNA:
- a CDS encoding VWA domain-containing protein — protein MTGDKLAQAVAGAKAFVELLAPRPGGSQVAVVTYDSNSRVVQPLTSNRSAIEAALETIRPGSGTRIDRGIVAGANEATGPAHDPDHRPVLVLLTDGIQVDARESVTGAATFARSKGAALYVVGLGDDVDLPTLLAVAGGADAVAGAGSGGVGGDLSAGGGVVVCR, from the coding sequence ATGACGGGCGACAAGCTGGCCCAGGCCGTCGCCGGCGCGAAGGCGTTCGTCGAGCTGCTGGCGCCCCGGCCCGGCGGCAGCCAGGTGGCCGTCGTGACGTACGACTCGAACAGCCGCGTCGTCCAGCCGCTCACGAGCAACCGGTCCGCCATCGAAGCGGCCCTCGAAACGATCCGCCCCGGCAGCGGCACCCGGATCGACCGCGGCATCGTCGCCGGCGCGAACGAGGCGACCGGCCCGGCCCACGACCCCGACCACCGCCCGGTCCTCGTCCTCCTGACGGACGGCATCCAGGTGGACGCCCGCGAGAGCGTCACAGGCGCCGCCACATTCGCGCGCAGCAAGGGCGCCGCCCTCTACGTCGTCGGCCTCGGCGACGACGTGGACCTGCCGACGCTGCTGGCGGTGGCGGGCGGGGCGGACGCTGTGGCTGGCGCGGGATCCGGAGGCGTTGGTGGCGATTTATCGGCGGGTGGGGGGGTGGTGGT